Part of the Arcobacter sp. F155 genome, ATAGTTGTTACAAATAGCTCTTTTAGGATTTTGTTTAATCATTTCATGTACAAGTTTATCTAGAAGATTAAAATAAAAATCATCTATTGCTTCTACATCTTTTAAGTGAGGATGAAATAGTTTTATAAATCTTTGCCAGCAATAAAGTTTTTCTGTATCAAATATCCATTGAAAACCAAGTTGAATTACATCTTTAAGTCTTGGAATAGTACTTTTTATATTTGTTTCTAATTCAAAATCTATTTTGTATCCGATATTGATATTTGAATGTCTTGCTCCATAAAATCTATAACAAGTATAAACTTGACTCTCTGTTAATATAGTAACAATTAAGTCATCGTCTCTGACTTTTTTAATATCTATTATGTAACCTTGCATTCTCTTCTTTTAACTAAAATTGAAAAAAATTATATCAAACATAAAATAGATATTTGCTTCAAATAATTATTATGTTAAAATAAAACAAAATTTTTTAAAATTGAAAAGGGACTTTGATGGATTTTAATAATGTAAGTATTGCTAAAGAAGCAAATATCTTATTTGATGGAAACATTACTAGTAGAAGTATTACATTTGAAGATGGAAGTAAAAAGACTTTAGGAATTATGTTACCTGGTGAATATGAATTAAATACTGTAAATAAAGCAACTATTGATATTAATTCTGGAGTTGTTGAAGTTATGTTACCAGCAGAAGACTGGGTTGAATATGTAGCACCTGCAACTTTTAAGATTGCACAAAACTCTAAGTATAAATTAAAAGTAACTTCTTTAGTAGACTATTGTTGTTCTTTTGAAAGAGTATAATTAAAATAGAAAAGGTTTAGGCCTTTTCTACTTCTTCATCCCAAAGTATGGATACACCATACTCTAAATCAGGAATAACATACTTAAAATACTCTCCTGAACCACTTCTTCCATGTAGTCTTACTATTGTTTGCTCATCTTGAAGTAGTTTTTTCATTTCGTATTCTGAAAAGCTTCGTTTATTCCATCTTAAAAATGCATTTGAATATAC contains:
- the recO gene encoding recombination protein RecO; this translates as MQGYIIDIKKVRDDDLIVTILTESQVYTCYRFYGARHSNINIGYKIDFELETNIKSTIPRLKDVIQLGFQWIFDTEKLYCWQRFIKLFHPHLKDVEAIDDFYFNLLDKLVHEMIKQNPKRAICNNYLELLDYEGRLHPDFECFLCESKITKNFSLVRSFVPTHSTCSYSRKFDKKKMEELYLNKNLILFNDSEIEYLWNILLQGL
- a CDS encoding pyrimidine/purine nucleoside phosphorylase translates to MDFNNVSIAKEANILFDGNITSRSITFEDGSKKTLGIMLPGEYELNTVNKATIDINSGVVEVMLPAEDWVEYVAPATFKIAQNSKYKLKVTSLVDYCCSFERV